One part of the Sphingopyxis sp. PAMC25046 genome encodes these proteins:
- a CDS encoding amidohydrolase family protein, with product MQRLRYRHLSAALAASLLAASPASAETLYIAAGRLIDGVSNAVRTGQCITVETERIKAVDACGKAPDGATIIDWSGFTVLPGLIDLHTHLADLGQSADLAAPMKASPAETALVGARNARVTLEAGFTSVRDVGTYRGLTDVALRNAIDRGDVPGPRMWVAGAYLTIPKGGGELNGVVPNEQLPLDMRLGVAATPEEAAAKTAYLLDHGADFIKTIATGAVLAIGTEPGAPELTPEQLRAIVKVAHARGKRVTAHAHGAEGIKNAIRAGVDSIEHASLADEEALQLAKKQGTWLAMDIYNGTYIDEVGTKEGWPEEYLRKNRETTDAQRAAFRRAVGLGVNIGYATDAGVYPHGLNARQFRNMVKYGMTPMQAIQSATGRAAEEMGRGDIGAIVPGRYADFVAVRADPLADIGVLEKIDHVMKGGVLIR from the coding sequence GTGCAACGCCTTCGATACCGCCATCTGAGCGCCGCGCTCGCGGCATCTCTTCTGGCGGCATCGCCGGCTTCGGCCGAAACGCTGTATATCGCGGCCGGGCGGCTGATCGACGGCGTCTCGAACGCAGTCCGCACCGGCCAGTGCATCACTGTCGAGACCGAACGCATCAAGGCGGTCGACGCCTGCGGAAAGGCGCCCGATGGTGCGACGATCATCGACTGGTCGGGCTTCACCGTCCTCCCCGGCCTGATCGACCTTCACACGCACCTCGCCGACCTCGGCCAGAGCGCCGACCTCGCCGCGCCGATGAAGGCATCGCCTGCCGAAACCGCGCTCGTCGGCGCGCGCAACGCGCGCGTCACGCTCGAAGCGGGCTTCACCAGCGTCCGCGACGTCGGCACCTATCGCGGCCTGACCGATGTAGCGCTGCGCAATGCGATCGACCGCGGCGACGTGCCCGGCCCGCGCATGTGGGTCGCGGGCGCTTACCTCACCATCCCAAAAGGCGGCGGCGAACTCAACGGCGTTGTACCGAATGAGCAACTGCCGCTCGACATGCGCCTCGGCGTCGCCGCGACGCCCGAGGAAGCGGCCGCAAAGACGGCATATCTGCTCGACCATGGCGCCGATTTCATCAAGACGATCGCGACCGGCGCGGTGCTCGCGATCGGCACCGAACCCGGCGCGCCCGAACTGACGCCCGAACAGCTCCGCGCGATTGTGAAAGTCGCACATGCGCGCGGAAAAAGGGTCACCGCGCACGCGCACGGCGCCGAAGGGATCAAGAATGCCATCCGCGCCGGCGTCGACAGCATCGAACACGCCAGCCTCGCCGACGAGGAGGCGCTCCAGCTCGCGAAAAAGCAGGGCACATGGCTCGCGATGGACATCTACAACGGCACTTATATCGACGAGGTCGGCACGAAAGAGGGCTGGCCCGAGGAATATCTGCGCAAGAACCGCGAGACGACCGACGCGCAGCGCGCCGCCTTCCGCCGCGCGGTCGGGCTCGGCGTCAACATCGGCTATGCGACCGACGCCGGCGTCTATCCGCACGGGCTCAACGCGCGGCAGTTCCGTAATATGGTCAAATATGGGATGACGCCGATGCAAGCGATCCAGTCGGCGACCGGCCGCGCCGCCGAGGAAATGGGGCGCGGCGACATCGGCGCGATCGTCCCAGGGCGTTACGCCGACTTCGTCGCGGTCAGGGCCGACCCGCTCGCTGACATCGGCGTGCTCGAAAAGATCGACCATGTGATGAAGGGCGGCGTGCTGATCCGCTGA
- a CDS encoding HPP family protein, producing MFRALSTTTVRLFVPLLAGASLRDRAIGSVGALIGIGIAGAACFILFPAATPWIVAPIGASAVLLFAVPASPLAQPWSIFGGNVISAALGIIVAGLVPEPALAAALAVGGAILMMSLLRCLHPPGGAAALSAVIGGHTLASGHAGHLLLPVAVNSLILVAAGWVFHRFSGHSYPHRAAPVEGKPAVAAAPAGLLMDDIDAALADLGETFDIGREDLALLLARAEVHAASRIGRAQIDGVKKVRGKKAVREVERS from the coding sequence TTGTTCCGCGCGCTATCTACCACCACCGTCCGCCTGTTCGTGCCGCTGCTTGCGGGCGCGAGTCTGCGCGACCGCGCGATCGGCAGCGTCGGTGCGCTGATCGGGATCGGTATCGCGGGCGCCGCCTGCTTCATCTTATTTCCTGCCGCGACGCCGTGGATCGTCGCGCCTATCGGCGCATCAGCGGTGTTGCTGTTCGCGGTCCCGGCGAGCCCGCTCGCCCAGCCCTGGTCGATTTTCGGCGGTAATGTTATTTCGGCGGCGTTGGGGATCATCGTCGCCGGGCTGGTGCCCGAACCGGCGCTGGCTGCGGCGTTGGCCGTCGGCGGCGCAATCCTGATGATGTCGCTGCTTCGCTGCCTCCACCCGCCCGGCGGCGCTGCTGCATTGAGCGCAGTGATCGGCGGACATACGCTCGCGTCGGGCCACGCCGGGCACCTGCTGCTGCCTGTCGCCGTCAATTCGCTGATTCTTGTCGCGGCGGGTTGGGTCTTTCACCGTTTTTCGGGTCATAGCTACCCGCACCGCGCGGCACCGGTCGAAGGCAAGCCCGCAGTCGCGGCGGCGCCGGCGGGGCTGCTCATGGATGACATCGACGCGGCGCTCGCCGATCTGGGCGAGACGTTCGACATCGGCCGCGAGGATCTCGCGCTGCTTCTCGCGCGCGCCGAGGTCCATGCCGCGTCGCGGATCGGACGGGCGCAGATCGACGGGGTCAAGAAGGTGCGCGGCAAGAAGGCGGTGCGCGAGGTCGAGCGTAGCTAG
- a CDS encoding S9 family peptidase, producing MRNMLLTSAIALTAALSTPALARPMTEVDLATLKRVAAPTASPDGRWVVFQMTETEAETYKRSTGLWLVDRQAKGAKPAPVADAAGKNETSPAFDKDGFLYFLSNASGKDQVWRIDPKAGGAATQVTDTHADVAGFKISPDATKLLAWGDIAKECTDFGCEAKDKGALPGPGTGRLYKDGAGFVRHWDHWETPGTYSRPFVFNLEGGKATAARPADAGLIGDTPSKPFGGGEELAWGADSRTIFFTLRKADRNEPMSTNLDIYSWLVDSRMAPVNLTQDNQATDTLPTPSPDGKWLAYVAMARPGYEADRLVLTLRNLESGETKKLTDAWDRSVGSIAWAPDGKSLYVTAQDTLEHPVFRVDAATGKVEKLKASPDAFAGNIGDVTPLPGGALLYSRNSALAPTDLFVRDAKGKVGQLTAVNADRLAEFDPVKLDRIQFAGANGDTVWGMILKPANAAQKLPVAFIVHGGPQSSFGNSWSTRWNPRLFAQQGYGVVTVDFHGSTGYGQAFTDSINKDWGGKPLEDLKLGLAAAGKQDAQLDLGNACALGASYGGYMMNWIAGQWTDGFKCLVQHDGVFDLRAMAFETEELWFDEWDHGGPWWERTDPEKWNPVNHVDKWKTPMLVITGEKDFRIPYSQGLAAFTALQRRNVPSQLLVFPDENHWVLKGANSVQWHQTVFNWMSSYLKK from the coding sequence ATGCGTAACATGCTCCTCACCAGCGCGATCGCGCTCACCGCCGCCCTTTCAACCCCCGCCCTCGCCCGTCCGATGACCGAGGTCGATCTTGCGACCTTGAAACGCGTCGCCGCGCCGACGGCGTCGCCCGACGGCCGCTGGGTCGTCTTTCAGATGACCGAGACCGAAGCCGAGACTTACAAAAGATCGACCGGCCTCTGGCTCGTCGACCGTCAGGCGAAGGGCGCAAAGCCGGCGCCGGTCGCCGACGCCGCAGGAAAGAACGAGACGTCGCCCGCGTTCGACAAGGACGGTTTCCTCTATTTCCTCTCGAACGCGTCGGGCAAGGATCAGGTCTGGCGGATCGACCCGAAGGCGGGCGGCGCCGCGACGCAGGTCACCGACACCCACGCCGATGTCGCCGGATTCAAGATTTCGCCCGACGCGACCAAGCTGCTCGCGTGGGGCGATATTGCCAAGGAGTGCACCGATTTCGGCTGCGAGGCGAAGGATAAGGGCGCGCTCCCCGGTCCCGGCACCGGCCGTCTCTACAAGGATGGCGCGGGCTTCGTCCGCCACTGGGATCATTGGGAAACCCCCGGCACCTACAGCCGCCCCTTCGTCTTCAACCTCGAAGGCGGCAAGGCGACCGCCGCGCGCCCCGCCGATGCCGGCCTGATCGGCGACACCCCCTCCAAACCCTTCGGCGGCGGCGAGGAACTTGCGTGGGGCGCCGACAGCCGCACCATCTTCTTCACTTTGCGCAAGGCCGACCGGAACGAGCCGATGTCGACCAATCTCGATATCTACAGCTGGCTCGTCGACAGCCGGATGGCGCCGGTCAATCTGACGCAGGACAATCAGGCGACCGACACGCTGCCGACGCCGTCGCCCGACGGCAAATGGCTCGCTTACGTCGCGATGGCGCGCCCGGGTTATGAGGCCGACCGGCTCGTGCTGACGCTGCGCAACCTCGAAAGCGGCGAGACGAAGAAGCTCACCGACGCGTGGGACCGCTCGGTCGGCTCGATCGCTTGGGCTCCCGACGGCAAGTCGCTTTATGTCACCGCGCAGGACACGCTCGAACATCCGGTGTTCCGCGTCGACGCCGCGACGGGCAAGGTCGAGAAATTGAAGGCCTCGCCCGACGCCTTCGCAGGCAATATTGGCGACGTCACCCCGCTCCCCGGCGGCGCGCTCCTCTATTCGCGCAACAGCGCGCTCGCGCCCACCGACCTGTTCGTGCGTGACGCGAAGGGCAAGGTCGGTCAGCTCACCGCGGTCAACGCCGATCGCCTCGCCGAGTTCGATCCCGTCAAGCTCGACCGCATCCAGTTCGCGGGTGCGAACGGCGACACGGTGTGGGGCATGATCCTCAAGCCCGCGAACGCAGCCCAAAAGCTGCCGGTCGCCTTCATCGTCCATGGCGGGCCGCAGAGCAGCTTCGGCAACAGCTGGTCGACGCGCTGGAACCCACGCCTTTTCGCCCAGCAGGGTTATGGCGTCGTCACCGTCGATTTCCACGGCTCGACCGGCTATGGTCAGGCCTTCACCGACAGCATCAACAAGGATTGGGGCGGCAAGCCGCTCGAAGACCTGAAGCTCGGCCTCGCCGCCGCGGGCAAGCAGGATGCGCAGCTCGACTTGGGTAACGCCTGCGCGCTCGGCGCCTCCTACGGCGGCTATATGATGAACTGGATCGCAGGCCAGTGGACCGACGGCTTCAAATGCCTCGTCCAGCACGACGGCGTGTTCGACCTGCGCGCGATGGCGTTCGAGACCGAGGAACTCTGGTTCGACGAATGGGATCATGGCGGCCCCTGGTGGGAACGCACCGACCCCGAAAAGTGGAACCCGGTCAATCATGTCGACAAGTGGAAAACCCCGATGCTCGTGATCACGGGCGAAAAGGATTTCCGTATCCCCTACAGCCAGGGTCTTGCCGCCTTCACCGCGCTCCAGCGCCGAAATGTTCCATCACAGCTGCTCGTCTTCCCGGACGAAAATCACTGGGTCCTGAAGGGTGCGAACAGCGTGCAGTGGCATCAGACGGTGTTCAATTGGATGAGCAGCTATCTGAAGAAATAG
- a CDS encoding valine--tRNA ligase, whose product MPMEKTFDPAAIEAKWAHEWESRGLFRPARPDATPFTIVNPPPNVTGALHIGHALDNTLQDVLVRYERLRGKDALWVVGMDHAGIATQMVVERQLNERQQKRTDFTRDEFVDKVWEWKAESGGQITGQLRRLGCSMDWSREQFTMDPHFTQAVVKVFVDLHKKGLIYRDKRLVNWDPALKTAISDLEVESHEVPGHMWHFKYPLAGGETYTYVERDADGHVVLEEERDYISIATTRPETMLGDGAVAVHPDDERYRPIVGKYCEIPVGPKEHRRLIPIITDEYPDPHFGSGAVKITGAHDENDYGVAQRNNIPMYRLMDEVAAMRADGAPYTEAAARAVEIAKGATATPAEIDALNLVPEEYRGLDRYEARKRVVADIEAEGLMVKVEDKLIMQPFGDRGGVVIEPMLTDQWYVDAKTLAQPPMQAVRDGRINIVPKTWEKTFFNWMENIQPWCVSRQLWWGHRIPAWYAEDGRIFVAETEEEAQAEAGAGVALTRDEDVLDTWFSSALWPFATLGWPENTDLLKRHYPNDVLISGFDILFFWDARMAMQGMEFMGDVPWKTLYLHGLVRAPDGAKMSKSKGNVVDPLGLIDQYGADALRFFMSAMESQGRDIKMDDARLAGYRNFATKLWNAARFCEANGISASTSFDAPPATLPVNRWIIGEVAATVAAMDKAFAAYRFDDAANAIYSFAWDRFCDWYLELIKGAIDDETKAVAGWVLDQILVMLHPFMPFITEELWTGLGDRPDYPLITAKWPAPNATRDTDASADIDWLIKLVGELRTGKAELGLPPGARLTAHFPASLKTRTDKLAAQLDRLARLESVSFDPAPAGASAQLVVEGETITVPLEGVIDITAERDRLTKALAAAAKERDGLAGRLNNPSFVERAKAEAVEKARADHAAKEAEADRLTAALARLG is encoded by the coding sequence ATGCCGATGGAAAAAACATTCGATCCCGCCGCTATCGAAGCAAAATGGGCCCATGAGTGGGAAAGCCGCGGACTCTTCCGTCCCGCGCGTCCCGACGCGACACCTTTTACGATCGTCAACCCGCCGCCGAACGTCACCGGCGCGCTCCATATCGGCCATGCGCTCGACAACACGCTGCAGGATGTGCTCGTCCGCTACGAACGCCTGCGCGGCAAGGATGCGCTCTGGGTTGTCGGTATGGACCATGCCGGCATCGCGACGCAGATGGTCGTCGAGCGCCAGCTCAACGAACGCCAGCAAAAGCGTACCGATTTCACGCGCGACGAATTCGTCGACAAGGTCTGGGAATGGAAAGCCGAAAGCGGCGGCCAGATCACCGGCCAGCTCCGCCGCCTCGGCTGCTCAATGGACTGGAGCCGCGAGCAGTTCACGATGGACCCGCATTTCACGCAGGCCGTGGTCAAGGTGTTCGTCGACCTTCACAAAAAGGGCCTGATCTACCGCGACAAGCGCCTCGTGAACTGGGACCCCGCGCTCAAGACCGCGATTTCGGACCTCGAGGTCGAATCGCACGAAGTGCCGGGCCATATGTGGCACTTCAAATATCCGCTCGCGGGCGGCGAGACCTACACCTATGTCGAGCGCGACGCCGACGGCCATGTCGTGCTGGAAGAAGAGCGCGACTATATTTCGATCGCGACGACGCGCCCCGAAACGATGCTCGGCGACGGCGCGGTGGCGGTGCACCCCGATGACGAACGCTATCGGCCGATCGTCGGCAAATATTGCGAAATCCCTGTCGGGCCGAAAGAACATCGCCGCCTGATCCCGATCATCACCGACGAATATCCCGATCCGCATTTCGGGTCGGGCGCGGTCAAGATCACCGGTGCGCACGACGAAAACGACTATGGCGTCGCGCAGCGGAACAATATTCCGATGTACCGGCTGATGGACGAGGTCGCCGCGATGCGCGCCGACGGGGCGCCCTATACCGAAGCCGCCGCGCGCGCCGTCGAGATCGCCAAGGGCGCGACCGCGACCCCGGCCGAAATCGACGCGCTCAACCTCGTGCCCGAGGAATATCGCGGACTCGACCGCTACGAAGCCCGTAAGCGGGTGGTGGCGGACATCGAGGCCGAAGGGCTGATGGTCAAGGTCGAGGACAAGCTGATCATGCAGCCGTTCGGCGACCGCGGCGGCGTGGTGATCGAACCGATGCTGACCGACCAATGGTATGTCGACGCCAAGACGCTCGCGCAGCCGCCGATGCAGGCGGTCCGCGACGGCCGCATCAACATCGTGCCCAAGACGTGGGAAAAGACCTTCTTCAACTGGATGGAGAATATCCAGCCCTGGTGCGTCTCGCGCCAGCTCTGGTGGGGCCACCGGATTCCGGCGTGGTATGCCGAAGACGGCCGTATCTTCGTCGCCGAAACCGAAGAGGAAGCGCAGGCCGAGGCCGGCGCCGGCGTCGCCCTGACGCGCGACGAGGACGTGCTTGACACCTGGTTCTCCTCCGCCCTCTGGCCTTTCGCGACGCTCGGCTGGCCCGAAAACACCGACCTGCTGAAGCGCCACTACCCCAATGACGTGCTGATCTCGGGCTTCGACATCCTCTTCTTCTGGGATGCGCGTATGGCGATGCAGGGGATGGAGTTCATGGGCGACGTGCCGTGGAAGACGCTCTACCTCCACGGTCTCGTCCGCGCGCCCGACGGCGCGAAGATGTCGAAGTCGAAGGGCAATGTCGTCGATCCGCTCGGGCTGATCGACCAGTACGGCGCCGACGCGCTGCGTTTCTTCATGTCGGCGATGGAAAGCCAGGGCCGCGACATCAAGATGGATGACGCGCGCCTCGCCGGCTATCGAAATTTCGCGACCAAGCTGTGGAATGCCGCGCGCTTCTGCGAAGCCAATGGCATTTCGGCCTCGACCAGCTTCGACGCGCCGCCCGCCACGCTCCCCGTCAACCGCTGGATCATCGGGGAAGTCGCCGCGACCGTCGCCGCGATGGACAAGGCGTTCGCCGCCTACCGCTTCGACGATGCAGCGAATGCGATCTACAGCTTCGCGTGGGACCGCTTCTGCGACTGGTATCTCGAGCTGATCAAGGGCGCGATCGACGACGAGACCAAAGCCGTTGCCGGCTGGGTGCTCGACCAGATCCTCGTCATGCTCCACCCCTTCATGCCCTTCATCACCGAAGAGCTGTGGACCGGGCTCGGCGACCGCCCCGACTATCCGCTGATCACCGCGAAATGGCCCGCACCGAACGCCACGCGCGATACCGACGCCAGCGCCGACATCGACTGGCTCATCAAGCTGGTCGGCGAATTGCGCACCGGGAAGGCCGAGCTCGGCCTGCCGCCGGGCGCACGCCTGACCGCGCATTTCCCGGCGTCGCTGAAAACCCGCACCGACAAGCTCGCGGCGCAGCTTGACCGCCTTGCGCGTCTCGAAAGCGTCAGCTTCGATCCCGCCCCCGCGGGCGCGTCGGCGCAGCTCGTCGTCGAGGGCGAGACGATCACCGTCCCGCTCGAAGGCGTCATCGACATCACCGCCGAACGCGACCGGCTGACCAAGGCGCTCGCCGCCGCGGCAAAGGAGCGCGACGGCCTCGCCGGGCGCCTCAATAACCCGTCGTTCGTCGAGCGTGCCAAGGCCGAAGCCGTTGAAAAGGCCCGCGCCGATCACGCGGCGAAGGAAGCCGAGGCCGACCGCCTGACCGCTGCTCTGGCCCGGCTGGGGTGA
- a CDS encoding MATE family efflux transporter, which translates to MTDGESPVTPTPVAAAADPAASPVPPRQTARDSGRMDLTQGPITKTLILFALPTLASNILQTLSGSVNSIWVGQFLGEGALAATANANIIMFLMFGAFFGFGMAATVLIGQSMGRGDIDAARRATGGVVGLALIFSAVIAILGWFASDRILRWLETPPEAFALAHDYLRVTFLAVPASMLSVTLMMASRGAGDAMTPLRFMILAVVLDIVFNPVLILGLGPFPRLGIAGSALATAAAGAISLAGMIGWFYAKNHVLRLRGHELAYLYPKWSELRFIIGRGLPMGAQMLVISGAGLVMVGLVNREGLVTAAAYGATLQLWNYIQMPALAVGAAVSSMAAQNIGANRWDRVASVTNSGIMINLAMTGVLIVLLLIFDRAALALFLGSESPAIDVARNIQLIATWTFLPFGTTIVLISTLRANGSVVPPLVILFLSMFPIRLGIYYFGYPAVGSDILWWSFPLSSLASLAMAWAIYRRGNWRRTLPQPAG; encoded by the coding sequence GTGACGGACGGCGAGAGCCCCGTCACGCCGACGCCGGTCGCGGCGGCCGCCGATCCGGCCGCGAGCCCCGTCCCCCCGCGCCAGACCGCGCGCGACAGCGGGCGGATGGACCTCACCCAAGGTCCGATCACCAAAACGCTCATTCTTTTTGCGCTGCCAACGCTCGCGTCGAACATCCTCCAGACGCTGTCGGGGTCGGTGAACTCCATCTGGGTCGGGCAGTTCCTCGGCGAAGGCGCGCTCGCCGCGACCGCCAACGCGAACATCATCATGTTCCTGATGTTCGGCGCCTTTTTCGGCTTCGGCATGGCGGCGACCGTCCTCATCGGCCAGTCGATGGGGCGCGGCGATATCGACGCCGCACGCCGCGCGACTGGCGGCGTCGTCGGCCTCGCGCTGATCTTCTCGGCCGTGATCGCGATTCTGGGCTGGTTCGCTTCGGACCGCATATTGCGTTGGCTCGAAACCCCGCCCGAGGCCTTCGCGCTCGCGCACGATTACCTCCGCGTTACCTTCCTCGCCGTCCCCGCCTCGATGCTCTCGGTCACGCTGATGATGGCCTCGCGCGGCGCGGGCGATGCGATGACGCCCTTGCGCTTCATGATCCTGGCGGTCGTACTCGACATCGTCTTCAACCCGGTGCTGATCCTCGGCCTCGGCCCCTTCCCGCGCCTCGGCATCGCGGGCAGCGCGCTCGCGACCGCCGCAGCCGGCGCGATCAGCCTCGCGGGCATGATCGGCTGGTTCTATGCGAAGAACCACGTCCTTCGCCTCCGCGGCCACGAACTCGCCTATCTCTATCCCAAATGGTCCGAGCTGCGCTTCATCATCGGCCGCGGACTGCCGATGGGCGCGCAGATGCTCGTCATCTCGGGCGCCGGGCTCGTGATGGTCGGCCTCGTCAACCGCGAAGGGCTCGTCACCGCCGCCGCCTATGGCGCGACGCTCCAGCTCTGGAACTATATCCAGATGCCCGCGCTCGCGGTCGGCGCGGCGGTCAGCTCGATGGCGGCGCAGAATATCGGTGCAAACCGCTGGGACCGCGTCGCTTCGGTGACGAACAGCGGCATCATGATCAACCTCGCGATGACCGGGGTGCTGATCGTCCTGCTCCTGATCTTCGACCGCGCCGCGCTCGCGCTCTTCCTTGGCAGTGAAAGCCCCGCGATCGACGTTGCGCGCAATATTCAGCTCATCGCGACCTGGACCTTCCTGCCTTTCGGTACGACGATCGTGCTGATCAGCACGCTGCGCGCCAACGGATCGGTCGTGCCGCCGCTCGTCATCCTGTTCCTGTCGATGTTCCCGATCCGTCTCGGCATCTATTATTTCGGTTATCCGGCGGTGGGCAGCGACATCCTCTGGTGGAGCTTTCCCTTGTCGTCGCTCGCCTCGCTCGCGATGGCGTGGGCGATATACCGGCGCGGCAACTGGCGCCGCACGCTGCCGCAACCCGCCGGCTGA
- a CDS encoding histidine kinase yields the protein MNVTNRKDALRDQRAKMLAAAPDWRASDARVNPRVAIGSIIAMWLIYFLITTGLAMLTGAPEQWSYAGRRAIVVVAGILCTFVLYQLLQRAQPQSFGARLAAAMGAAIPLVVVYATINLLVFFYWFPAPDTAKIIEEVQSKFPVAWEMVLILDSSIRWYFFFAVWAALYVAFGYANEMRAVERRANHFRMEAQTAQLRALHYQVNPHFLFNTLNSLSTLVLKGSKSEAETMIMNLSSFLRSSLAVDPEQLVSLDEEIALQRLYLDIEQTRFPDRLQVAVTMPDELKNACVPVLILQPIIENAIKYGVSPSKGKIAIRLAASAEFGLLILRIENDIDPRAPVPASGTGLGLGNVRERLLTRYGPTAGCEWGKSDDGGFVVSLWLPLAREAC from the coding sequence ATGAATGTGACAAACCGCAAGGACGCGCTGCGCGATCAGCGCGCAAAAATGCTGGCGGCGGCGCCCGACTGGCGCGCTTCCGACGCCCGCGTCAACCCGCGCGTCGCGATCGGGTCGATCATCGCGATGTGGCTGATCTATTTCCTGATCACCACGGGGCTCGCGATGCTGACGGGCGCGCCCGAACAATGGTCCTATGCCGGCCGCCGCGCGATCGTCGTCGTCGCGGGCATATTGTGCACCTTCGTCCTCTATCAGCTGCTCCAGCGCGCGCAGCCGCAAAGCTTCGGCGCCCGCCTTGCCGCGGCGATGGGCGCTGCCATCCCCCTCGTCGTCGTCTATGCGACGATCAACCTGCTCGTCTTCTTCTATTGGTTTCCCGCACCCGACACTGCGAAGATCATCGAGGAGGTGCAGTCGAAATTTCCCGTCGCGTGGGAAATGGTGCTGATCCTCGACAGCTCGATCCGCTGGTATTTCTTTTTCGCCGTCTGGGCCGCGCTTTACGTCGCTTTCGGCTATGCCAACGAAATGCGCGCGGTCGAACGGCGCGCCAATCATTTCCGCATGGAAGCGCAAACCGCGCAGCTCCGCGCGCTCCATTACCAGGTCAACCCGCATTTCCTCTTCAACACGCTGAACTCGCTGTCGACGCTGGTCCTGAAGGGGTCGAAAAGCGAGGCCGAGACGATGATCATGAACCTCTCCTCCTTCCTCCGCTCAAGCCTGGCGGTCGACCCCGAACAGCTCGTCAGCCTCGACGAGGAAATCGCGCTGCAGCGCCTCTATCTCGACATCGAACAGACGCGCTTTCCCGACCGGCTCCAGGTCGCGGTGACGATGCCCGACGAGCTGAAAAACGCCTGCGTGCCGGTGCTGATCCTGCAACCGATCATCGAAAATGCGATCAAATACGGCGTTTCGCCCAGCAAGGGCAAAATCGCGATCCGCCTTGCCGCCAGCGCAGAATTTGGGCTGCTCATCCTTCGCATCGAGAATGACATCGACCCCCGGGCGCCTGTCCCCGCTTCGGGCACCGGGCTCGGTCTCGGCAATGTCCGCGAACGCCTGCTGACACGCTATGGCCCCACCGCGGGCTGCGAATGGGGCAAATCGGACGATGGCGGGTTTGTCGTTTCGCTCTGGCTGCCACTGGCACGGGAGGCTTGCTGA
- a CDS encoding response regulator transcription factor, producing MLQTLRTLIVDDEPLAIERLQILAGQQDGVALVGTASDGASALRMVDALTPDLVLCDIAMPDLNGLEVAAAIEAMDNPPAVVFVTAFDRYAVAAFDVAAVDYLLKPVSPDRLARALSRVREWRMAERTPAQKSKWINEFWVQNRGEMLRIDASQVDLIEAERDYMRLHVGGRSWLIHQTIKSLEARMNPDQFMRIHRSKMIRREGIVGLKHHGDGAWSVDLGEGGVHRIGRTYLHDVKAIMHA from the coding sequence ATGCTTCAGACGCTTCGTACACTTATTGTCGATGACGAACCGCTCGCGATCGAGCGCCTGCAAATCCTCGCCGGCCAACAGGACGGCGTCGCACTCGTCGGCACCGCGAGCGACGGTGCGTCGGCGCTGCGTATGGTCGACGCGCTCACGCCCGACCTCGTGCTCTGCGACATCGCGATGCCCGACCTCAACGGGCTGGAAGTTGCTGCGGCGATCGAGGCCATGGACAATCCGCCTGCGGTCGTCTTCGTCACCGCCTTCGATCGCTATGCCGTCGCGGCGTTCGACGTCGCCGCGGTCGACTATCTGCTCAAACCCGTCTCGCCCGATCGCCTCGCTCGCGCGCTGTCGCGCGTCCGCGAATGGCGGATGGCCGAGCGGACGCCCGCGCAAAAGAGCAAGTGGATCAACGAATTCTGGGTCCAGAACCGCGGTGAGATGCTGCGAATCGACGCGAGCCAGGTCGACCTGATCGAGGCCGAGCGCGACTATATGCGCCTGCACGTCGGCGGCCGCAGCTGGCTCATTCACCAGACGATCAAGTCACTGGAAGCGCGGATGAACCCCGACCAGTTCATGCGTATCCACCGGTCGAAGATGATCCGCCGCGAAGGAATCGTCGGATTGAAACATCATGGCGACGGCGCGTGGAGCGTCGATCTGGGCGAAGGCGGCGTCCACCGCATCGGCCGCACCTATTTGCACGACGTCAAGGCGATCATGCACGCCTGA
- a CDS encoding UrcA family protein, with protein MANFSLMLLAVPLATAGVAAPAFAQEDTRSVTVSYDDLNLSSERGRERLTTRVKMAVQKVCGSPSRVTLRERVAERECKAHATRDAETKLAALFNGGGTRLAEQGAVVVAAP; from the coding sequence ATGGCGAATTTTTCCCTGATGCTGCTGGCAGTGCCGCTGGCGACGGCCGGCGTCGCTGCACCCGCTTTCGCGCAAGAGGACACGCGCAGCGTTACCGTGTCATATGACGATCTGAACCTGTCGAGCGAACGCGGCCGCGAACGGCTGACGACCCGCGTCAAGATGGCTGTCCAGAAGGTTTGCGGATCGCCGAGCCGCGTGACGCTGCGCGAGCGCGTCGCCGAGCGCGAGTGCAAGGCGCACGCGACGCGCGATGCCGAAACGAAGCTTGCCGCGCTGTTCAACGGCGGCGGTACGCGACTGGCCGAGCAGGGGGCGGTGGTCGTCGCCGCTCCCTGA